Proteins from a genomic interval of Desulfobulbaceae bacterium:
- a CDS encoding peptidylprolyl isomerase codes for MNTLFRTMHVFLIALICLTGQAFAAQAAELADGMYAKLQTNKGEIVVRLEFEKTPMTVANFVGLAEGTKNSSKEKGAKFYNGLTFHRVIKDFMIQGGDPQGTGRGGPGYKFPDEIDPSLKHDGPGVLSMANAGPGTNGSQFFITHKETPWLNGKHTVFGKVVTGMDVVNAIAKGDILQTVTITRVGEKAKAFKADQAAFDAYVKGASAQKTAQQSADIEKTKKIITEKWPNATTTPSGLKYVVTQKGTGSTTPKTGDNVTAHYTGTLIDGKKFDSSVDRGKPFQFPVGMSRVIKGWDEAFLTMTKGEKRTLIIPPDLGYGSRGAGAAIPPNATLVFDVELIDF; via the coding sequence ATGAACACCCTTTTTCGCACCATGCACGTTTTCTTAATAGCGCTTATTTGCCTCACAGGACAAGCCTTTGCCGCGCAGGCAGCAGAACTTGCTGACGGAATGTATGCTAAACTGCAAACCAACAAAGGTGAAATTGTCGTCAGGCTTGAGTTTGAAAAAACACCAATGACGGTTGCCAACTTTGTCGGCCTCGCGGAAGGCACAAAAAACTCTTCCAAAGAAAAAGGTGCTAAATTTTACAATGGCCTTACCTTCCACAGGGTTATCAAAGATTTCATGATTCAGGGCGGTGATCCGCAGGGCACCGGCCGAGGCGGTCCAGGCTACAAGTTCCCAGATGAGATTGACCCCTCTCTTAAACATGATGGCCCCGGCGTACTATCAATGGCAAATGCCGGACCAGGCACTAACGGCAGTCAATTTTTCATTACCCACAAGGAAACTCCATGGCTTAACGGTAAGCACACTGTTTTTGGTAAAGTTGTGACTGGAATGGATGTGGTTAATGCGATTGCTAAGGGCGATATTTTACAAACCGTGACCATCACACGGGTTGGCGAGAAAGCGAAGGCCTTCAAGGCCGATCAAGCTGCCTTTGATGCCTATGTTAAGGGAGCCAGTGCACAAAAGACCGCACAACAGTCCGCCGATATAGAAAAAACTAAAAAAATAATCACGGAAAAATGGCCTAATGCCACAACTACCCCAAGCGGTCTCAAATATGTTGTTACCCAAAAAGGCACCGGCAGCACCACCCCTAAAACAGGAGACAACGTAACAGCCCATTACACCGGAACCCTGATTGATGGTAAAAAGTTTGATTCGTCCGTCGACCGCGGCAAACCATTCCAGTTTCCTGTAGGCATGAGCCGGGTTATAAAGGGTTGGGATGAAGCTTTTCTGACCATGACTAAAGGCGAAAAACGCACCTTGATCATACCACCAGATCTTGGCTACGGATCAAGAGGCGCAGGCGCCGCGATTCCGCCAAATGCCACCTTAGTGTTCGATGTTGAACTGATTGATTTTTAG